DNA from Bacillus sp. Marseille-P3661:
CTGTTGTTGTTTTAGTTAATTGTGTATCAAGGTCATGGATGGTATATACATGATTATATCGTTCCCTTGTGATTTTTAAGTATGGACTTTTACCTGCATAACTTACATCCATTACTCCATAAGCTATACCGTTATAGCCGAAATTAGGTTTACTATTTTCGCGATTGTACCAAAGAACGGTGAATTTTACTTCCTCCAAAAAGTTTGTACTAATATTATTTTGGCTTGGAGTATCTAAGCGAATATAAAAGCCACTAGATTTATCAAAAAAGTAATGATGGCCGTCCTCCTGATTGTAAAGGGCTTCAGCATTTCCAATGATAGGTAATAACATCATCGAAAAGCATAGTATGACCAATATTTTTCTCAACATGTTGAAAAACTCCTCTCTAAGTTTGTGCGAAATGCATAATTGTTAATTTCTTTGATTCCACTTAGTTTTGAACAGCATCTAAGATAACTTCAACCAAGGCTACTCTAGATGCCGTACCTTCTGCCTTTATATTTTTAATTTCAAGCTTTTCAATACCGCTAATATCAATGTCAAATGGAACTGGCGGGGCTTTTTTGGTTCCAGTTTTAATACTAGCAATTTCAATTCCATCACCATAAAATCTTATGATTCCAACACCTTGATCATTGTTGTTAGAGTCATCAACGCCAGCCAAGCCATAAATACGATTATATTTATTATCAAATAAATGATAAGTGACTGAGCTGCTATTAAGAAAGGCAATAGTATCGGCTGGATAATAGTTTTGTTTGAATAAAGTGATTCTGCCCCCATCTTTAGGTGATCTTAAGTAGCTTTCTCCACCATAGCCCACATTTAAATAGGTTTCGCCATGAAGAGGTTTTAATTGTGATAAACCTATCGATGGCCGGTAGGAGCCTTCTTCCTGATTACCTATAAAAATAGTATTAGTTGATTCATCCCAGCTAACTTCCTTACTCAAAGTTTCTCCAATTGCCCGTAATGGTAAATAAGTTGTATTATCAATGAGTAAAGGTTGTACGTTTTGCTCGATTTTATGTCCATCAACTACTATATTAATAGAAGAAACAAGCGCTTTAATGCTTTTATAGTAAGGAGTAACCGCATCTACAGATGATATGGATGAAATGAGTATTGTTGTACCAATCACACCAACGAGTATTCCTTTGATGAATGAGAAGTTTGTGTTCATGTACTCCCACCCCTTT
Protein-coding regions in this window:
- a CDS encoding stalk domain-containing protein, whose amino-acid sequence is MNTNFSFIKGILVGVIGTTILISSISSVDAVTPYYKSIKALVSSINIVVDGHKIEQNVQPLLIDNTTYLPLRAIGETLSKEVSWDESTNTIFIGNQEEGSYRPSIGLSQLKPLHGETYLNVGYGGESYLRSPKDGGRITLFKQNYYPADTIAFLNSSSVTYHLFDNKYNRIYGLAGVDDSNNNDQGVGIIRFYGDGIEIASIKTGTKKAPPVPFDIDISGIEKLEIKNIKAEGTASRVALVEVILDAVQN